A genome region from Streptomyces antimycoticus includes the following:
- a CDS encoding SGNH/GDSL hydrolase family protein — protein sequence MTRTRRPLAALIPLLVFLAVFAVLVPLGTGTARAESNGGVKVMPLGDSITDGFNVAGGYRVGLWQKFTAGRYKVDLVGSLFNGPAGLGDHDHEGHSGWTIQQIDDNVVNWLRAQNPHTILLHIGTNDIYGSDPAGAPARLSTLIDHITAQAPNAELFVATITPLGFLDSTVRAYNAAIPGIVQSKVNAGKRVHLVDMYKALTPADLADGVHPNAGGYDKMADVWWRALLSVPGSIGTPSSTPAESTAAGSTAYGNGSAAQAA from the coding sequence ATGACACGCACCAGACGTCCGCTCGCCGCCCTGATCCCCTTACTCGTGTTCCTCGCCGTCTTCGCCGTCCTCGTCCCGCTCGGCACCGGCACGGCCCGCGCCGAGTCCAACGGCGGGGTGAAGGTCATGCCGCTGGGCGACTCGATCACCGACGGGTTCAACGTTGCGGGCGGCTACCGCGTCGGCCTGTGGCAGAAGTTCACGGCGGGTCGCTACAAGGTCGACCTCGTCGGCTCGCTCTTCAACGGCCCGGCGGGGCTGGGCGATCACGACCATGAGGGGCACTCGGGCTGGACCATCCAGCAGATCGACGACAACGTCGTCAACTGGCTGCGGGCTCAGAACCCGCACACCATCCTGCTGCACATCGGCACCAACGACATCTACGGCAGCGACCCCGCCGGGGCGCCCGCCCGCCTCTCCACCCTGATCGACCACATCACCGCCCAGGCGCCGAACGCGGAACTCTTCGTCGCCACCATCACCCCGCTGGGCTTCCTGGACTCGACCGTGCGGGCCTACAACGCGGCGATCCCGGGCATCGTGCAGAGCAAGGTCAACGCGGGCAAGCGCGTCCACCTGGTTGACATGTACAAGGCATTGACCCCCGCGGATCTGGCCGACGGTGTGCATCCGAACGCCGGTGGCTACGACAAGATGGCCGACGTCTGGTGGAGGGCGCTGCTGTCGGTGCCGGGCAGCATCGGCACCCCCTCGTCCACCCCCGCTGAATCCACCGCAGCCGGTTCCACGGCGTACGGCAACGGGTCGGCAGCACAGGCGGCATGA
- a CDS encoding cyclase family protein: MRLIDLSVPVATGMPVYPGDPRVAITPALSVAADGVNVLHLDMGSQSGTHVDAPFHIDDALPNLDRLPLERFWGRAVVVDARGAAPRTPLGPSLFEGALSEASLSEGRPRTGDIVLVATGWSRHWGHDDYLAHPYLTPEAAELLVNAGIRTVGIDALSVDATPADDFPAHRILCGAHAVIAENLTNLAPLLDAQTAGEPIEVSLLPLRLPAADGAPVRAVARVG, translated from the coding sequence GTGCGCCTGATCGACCTCTCCGTACCCGTAGCCACGGGGATGCCGGTCTACCCCGGCGATCCGCGGGTGGCCATCACCCCCGCGCTGAGCGTCGCCGCCGATGGGGTGAACGTGCTGCACCTGGACATGGGGTCGCAGTCCGGCACCCATGTCGACGCCCCGTTCCACATCGACGACGCGCTGCCCAACCTGGATCGGCTGCCGCTGGAGCGCTTCTGGGGCCGGGCCGTGGTGGTGGACGCCCGTGGCGCGGCGCCCCGTACCCCGCTCGGACCGTCCCTGTTCGAGGGGGCCTTGTCCGAGGCGTCCTTGTCCGAGGGCCGGCCGCGGACCGGAGACATCGTGCTGGTGGCCACCGGCTGGTCGCGGCACTGGGGGCACGACGACTACCTCGCCCATCCGTATCTCACCCCGGAGGCCGCCGAACTCCTCGTGAACGCCGGGATCCGCACCGTCGGCATCGACGCGCTGAGCGTCGATGCCACCCCCGCCGACGACTTTCCCGCCCACCGGATCCTGTGCGGCGCCCACGCCGTCATTGCCGAGAACCTCACCAACCTCGCCCCCCTGCTCGACGCGCAGACGGCAGGAGAGCCCATCGAGGTCTCCCTGCTGCCGCTGCGGCTCCCCGCGGCGGACGGCGCCCCCGTGCGGGCCGTGGCCCGCGTCGGCTGA
- a CDS encoding RICIN domain-containing protein: MINADSGLCLDIRDQRLEKRTDAVLAPCAGTDTQRWRLDSEGLLHTEADPDFCLDSRGDTDRGVGIWPCSSADGDNGENLRFVVDRQGLIRPHIAPDFAVTPDADDADSQVELRSADDRNDQRWTAGYADASADVSVSGPAAR, translated from the coding sequence GTGATCAACGCCGATTCCGGACTCTGTCTGGACATCCGCGACCAGCGACTGGAGAAGCGCACGGACGCCGTCCTGGCCCCGTGCGCCGGGACCGACACCCAGCGATGGCGGCTGGACTCCGAGGGGCTGCTGCACACCGAGGCCGACCCCGACTTCTGCCTGGACTCGCGTGGGGACACCGACCGGGGCGTCGGCATCTGGCCCTGCTCCTCCGCCGACGGCGACAACGGCGAGAATCTGCGGTTCGTGGTCGACCGCCAGGGGTTGATACGCCCTCATATCGCACCGGATTTCGCCGTCACCCCGGACGCCGACGACGCCGACAGCCAGGTCGAGCTGCGCTCGGCCGACGACCGGAACGACCAGCGGTGGACCGCCGGCTACGCCGACGCCTCGGCCGATGTGTCGGTGTCCGGGCCCGCGGCGCGGTGA
- a CDS encoding PucR family transcriptional regulator, with amino-acid sequence MVNNKEQGVTVDDLLSYPALQLRLIAGGAGLHRSVSWAHVSELDDPTPWLLGSEMIMTTGIAMPRSAAGQRGYLERLDDAGVAALAVSAQLRMPPLRRAFFDAAEERGMPVLEIPLAVPFMAVAQEVAAAVQEDARHRLGAQLQVFGALRWLTSENLDTATLFSRLEKLSGYDIYLCTPQGRPLLPGVPAPDTSVIPGSADAPPTIPGGFALPVPSPGGPAGFLIAFEREGARPAGLAVVQHIATVAALQVAMVRTERETLRREGAEILAELLQGALEPAVARRHLLRHSIDGETVLAVVRGVTEDAVLRALEDQPCLLLKRGEDRYLLGSPGLGDAVESLPGVAAGMSRPFSPGTPLRIAQREALWAASHAVASGRALVRYGDDVTGRWLPDDPAALTDLVEHVLGEAQRYDAGHGSRLLPSVRTWMERDRRTDEAAAALHVHPNTLAYRLRRFSELTGRDLSSTGAFAEVWLAIRAAGQLGLLD; translated from the coding sequence GTGGTGAACAACAAAGAGCAGGGTGTGACGGTCGACGATCTGCTGTCGTATCCAGCCCTCCAGCTACGTCTGATCGCGGGTGGCGCCGGGCTGCACCGCTCGGTGTCGTGGGCCCATGTGAGCGAGCTGGACGACCCCACGCCCTGGCTGCTCGGCTCCGAAATGATCATGACGACGGGGATAGCGATGCCCCGTTCGGCGGCCGGACAGCGCGGCTATCTGGAGCGGCTCGACGACGCCGGGGTGGCCGCCCTGGCCGTCTCCGCCCAGCTGCGGATGCCCCCGCTGCGCCGGGCGTTCTTCGACGCCGCCGAGGAGCGGGGCATGCCGGTCCTGGAGATCCCGCTGGCCGTGCCGTTCATGGCGGTGGCGCAGGAAGTGGCCGCCGCCGTCCAGGAGGACGCCCGCCACCGGCTGGGCGCCCAGCTCCAGGTGTTCGGCGCGCTGCGCTGGCTGACCTCGGAGAATCTGGACACCGCGACGCTCTTCAGCAGGCTGGAGAAGCTGTCCGGTTACGACATCTATCTGTGCACCCCCCAGGGCCGGCCGCTGCTGCCCGGCGTGCCCGCGCCCGACACCTCGGTGATCCCCGGCTCGGCGGACGCCCCGCCGACCATCCCCGGCGGCTTCGCCCTCCCGGTCCCCTCCCCCGGTGGCCCGGCGGGTTTCCTCATCGCCTTCGAACGGGAGGGTGCCCGCCCGGCGGGGCTCGCGGTGGTGCAGCACATCGCCACGGTGGCCGCCCTCCAGGTGGCCATGGTCCGCACCGAACGGGAGACGCTGCGCCGCGAGGGCGCGGAGATCCTCGCCGAGCTGCTGCAGGGCGCGCTCGAACCCGCCGTGGCGCGGCGCCATCTGCTGCGCCACTCCATCGACGGCGAGACCGTGCTGGCGGTGGTCCGGGGCGTCACCGAGGACGCCGTGCTGCGGGCGCTGGAGGATCAGCCGTGTCTGCTGCTCAAGCGCGGCGAGGACCGCTATCTGCTCGGCTCGCCCGGCTTGGGCGACGCGGTCGAGTCACTGCCCGGCGTGGCCGCCGGGATGAGCCGCCCGTTCAGCCCGGGCACACCGCTGCGGATCGCCCAGCGCGAGGCGCTGTGGGCCGCCTCCCACGCCGTCGCCTCCGGCCGGGCCCTCGTACGGTACGGCGACGATGTCACCGGCCGCTGGCTGCCCGACGACCCGGCAGCCCTCACCGACCTGGTCGAGCATGTGCTGGGCGAGGCGCAGCGCTACGACGCGGGCCATGGCTCACGGCTGCTGCCGTCGGTGCGCACCTGGATGGAGCGCGACCGCCGTACGGACGAGGCGGCCGCGGCGCTCCATGTGCACCCCAATACGCTCGCCTACCGGCTGCGCCGCTTCAGCGAGCTGACCGGCCGCGATCTGTCCAGCACCGGCGCGTTCGCCGAGGTGTGGCTGGCGATCCGGGCCGCGGGACAGCTCGGTCTGCTCGACTGA
- a CDS encoding gamma-aminobutyraldehyde dehydrogenase, whose translation MSELLVLRNHIDGAYTDAADGRRLEVTDPVTGEVYASSPLSGAADVDAAMAAAAAAFPVWRDATPSTRQKLLLRIADAVEARAEEIADAECRNTGKPRALTLTQEIAPIVDQIRFFAGAARLLEGRSAGEYMEGLTSIIRREPIGVCAQVAPWNYPLMMGVWKFAPALAAGNTVVLKPSDTTPASTVLLAGIIGDILKEMGLPAGIFNVVCGDRETGRLMVEHPTPAMAAITGSVRAGMQVAASASKDIKRVHLELGGKAPAVVFEDADIAEAVEGISLAGFFNAGQDCTAATRVLVHESVHDAFVSALAKAAAATRTGGGIDDEEVLYGPLNNAGQLAQVSSFIDRLPAHAKVEAGGHRVGDKGFFYAPTVVSGLKQDDEIIQNEVFGPVITVQPFRDEAQAVAYANGVEYALASSVWTKDHARAMRMSKALDFGCVWINTHMILAAEMPHGGYKKSGYGKDLSAYGFEDYTRVKHVMTAL comes from the coding sequence ATGAGCGAGCTTCTCGTCCTGCGCAACCACATCGACGGCGCCTACACCGACGCGGCCGACGGGCGCCGGCTGGAGGTCACCGACCCCGTCACGGGCGAGGTGTACGCGTCCTCGCCCCTGTCGGGCGCCGCCGACGTTGACGCCGCGATGGCCGCCGCCGCGGCGGCCTTCCCCGTCTGGCGCGATGCCACCCCGTCCACCCGGCAGAAGCTGCTGCTGAGGATCGCGGACGCGGTCGAGGCCCGGGCGGAGGAGATCGCGGACGCGGAGTGCCGTAACACCGGAAAGCCGCGCGCCCTCACCCTCACCCAGGAGATCGCCCCGATCGTCGACCAGATCAGGTTCTTCGCCGGTGCCGCACGGCTGCTGGAGGGCCGGTCGGCGGGCGAGTACATGGAGGGCCTGACCTCGATCATCCGGCGCGAGCCGATCGGGGTGTGCGCGCAGGTCGCGCCGTGGAACTACCCGCTGATGATGGGCGTGTGGAAGTTCGCCCCGGCCCTCGCCGCGGGCAACACCGTCGTCCTCAAGCCGTCGGACACCACCCCCGCGTCCACCGTGCTGCTCGCGGGCATCATCGGCGACATCCTGAAGGAGATGGGCCTTCCGGCCGGCATCTTCAACGTGGTGTGCGGCGACCGCGAGACCGGCCGGCTGATGGTCGAGCACCCCACCCCGGCGATGGCCGCCATCACCGGCTCGGTGCGCGCGGGCATGCAGGTCGCCGCGTCGGCTTCGAAGGACATCAAGCGGGTCCATCTGGAACTGGGGGGCAAGGCTCCGGCAGTGGTCTTCGAGGACGCCGATATCGCGGAGGCCGTGGAGGGCATCTCCCTCGCCGGATTCTTCAACGCCGGACAGGACTGCACCGCGGCCACCCGGGTGCTGGTCCACGAGTCGGTCCACGACGCGTTCGTGAGCGCGCTCGCCAAGGCCGCCGCCGCGACCAGGACGGGCGGTGGCATCGACGACGAAGAAGTGCTGTACGGGCCGTTGAACAACGCGGGCCAACTCGCCCAGGTCTCCAGCTTCATCGACCGGCTCCCCGCCCACGCCAAGGTCGAGGCGGGCGGCCACCGGGTCGGCGACAAGGGCTTCTTCTACGCGCCCACGGTGGTCTCCGGGCTCAAGCAGGACGACGAGATCATCCAGAACGAGGTCTTCGGCCCGGTCATCACCGTCCAGCCCTTCCGCGACGAGGCCCAGGCCGTCGCGTACGCCAACGGCGTGGAGTACGCGCTGGCCTCGTCGGTGTGGACCAAGGACCACGCCCGCGCGATGCGGATGTCCAAGGCCCTGGACTTCGGCTGCGTCTGGATCAACACTCATATGATCCTCGCCGCCGAGATGCCGCACGGCGGCTACAAGAAGTCCGGCTACGGCAAGGACCTCTCCGCGTACGGCTTCGAGGACTACACCCGCGTCAAGCACGTCATGACGGCCCTCTGA
- the speB gene encoding agmatinase, producing MTEPRGPVDSSRVPRFAGPATFARLPRLDEVSGADVAVVGVPFDGGVSYRPGARFGPAAVREASRLLRPYHPGLDVSPFATQQVADAGDIAVNPFDIGEAIETIQDAANGLQADGTRLVTIGGDHTIALPLLRAAAQRHGPVAVLHFDAHLDTWDTYFGAEHTHGTPFRRAVEEGVVDTSALSHVGTRGPLYGKQDLTEDEKLGFGIVTSADVYRRGADEVADQLRQRIGDRPLYISIDIDCLDPAHAPGTGTPEAGGLTSRELLEILRGLAGCRLVGADVVEVAPAYDHAEITSVAASHVAYDLISLLALQGKRETTDE from the coding sequence ATGACCGAACCCCGAGGGCCCGTCGACTCCTCCCGGGTCCCGCGCTTCGCCGGCCCGGCCACCTTCGCCAGGCTGCCCCGCCTCGACGAGGTGTCCGGCGCCGACGTGGCCGTGGTGGGTGTCCCGTTCGACGGCGGTGTCTCCTACCGCCCCGGCGCCCGCTTCGGGCCCGCCGCGGTGCGCGAGGCCAGCCGGCTGCTGCGCCCCTACCACCCGGGCCTCGATGTGTCGCCGTTCGCCACCCAGCAGGTGGCCGACGCCGGTGACATCGCCGTCAACCCCTTCGACATCGGCGAGGCCATCGAGACCATCCAGGACGCCGCGAACGGCCTGCAGGCCGACGGCACCCGCCTGGTCACCATCGGCGGCGACCACACCATCGCGCTCCCGCTGCTGCGCGCCGCCGCACAGCGGCACGGCCCGGTCGCGGTGCTCCACTTCGACGCGCACCTGGACACCTGGGACACCTACTTCGGCGCCGAACACACCCACGGCACCCCGTTCCGCCGGGCCGTGGAGGAGGGCGTCGTCGACACCTCCGCCCTCTCGCACGTCGGCACCCGCGGCCCGCTGTACGGCAAGCAGGACCTCACCGAGGACGAGAAGCTGGGCTTCGGCATCGTCACCTCAGCCGATGTCTACCGGCGCGGCGCCGACGAGGTGGCCGACCAGCTTCGCCAGCGGATCGGCGACCGGCCGCTGTACATCTCCATCGACATCGACTGCCTCGACCCGGCCCACGCCCCCGGCACCGGCACCCCCGAGGCGGGCGGCCTGACCTCGCGCGAGCTCCTGGAGATCCTGCGCGGACTGGCCGGCTGCCGACTGGTCGGCGCCGATGTGGTGGAGGTGGCGCCCGCCTATGACCACGCCGAGATCACCTCGGTCGCGGCCTCCCACGTGGCCTACGACCTGATCAGCCTGCTCGCGCTGCAGGGGAAGCGGGAGACGACGGATGAGTGA
- a CDS encoding GNAT family N-acetyltransferase encodes MSEMTLRRAHVSDHGTIVECVRSWWGDSRTPEQARELSLLVPRLFLQFFSGTSLVLADGDGIKAFLVGFHAADNDDEAYIHFVGVDPQLRGQGVGARLYTAFFRRAAEAGRREVRAITSPANTGSVAFHRAMGFTVEPGDQEVGGVPVHSDYDGPGQHRVCFHRRIAVQP; translated from the coding sequence ATGAGCGAGATGACACTGCGCCGGGCCCATGTCTCCGACCACGGGACCATCGTCGAGTGCGTGCGGAGCTGGTGGGGCGACTCCCGCACCCCCGAGCAGGCGCGCGAGCTGTCGCTGCTGGTGCCCAGGCTGTTTCTGCAGTTCTTCTCCGGCACCAGCCTGGTGCTCGCGGACGGGGACGGGATCAAGGCGTTCCTCGTGGGCTTCCACGCCGCGGACAACGACGACGAGGCGTACATCCACTTCGTCGGGGTCGACCCCCAATTGCGTGGGCAGGGCGTGGGCGCCAGGCTGTACACGGCCTTCTTCCGGCGCGCCGCCGAGGCGGGCCGCCGGGAGGTGCGCGCCATCACCTCGCCCGCGAACACCGGATCCGTGGCCTTCCACCGGGCCATGGGGTTCACCGTCGAGCCGGGCGATCAGGAGGTCGGCGGCGTTCCCGTGCACAGCGACTACGACGGCCCCGGGCAGCACCGGGTCTGCTTCCACCGGCGGATCGCCGTGCAGCCGTAG
- a CDS encoding RNA polymerase sigma factor, which translates to MTDQHGTEPDATAGQRPYAQLSDAELTERIRSGAPTALPATQQLRERHLPAVLSYARLCARTRADADQLADLSFGLAAQETCRGIDPWGPWRHHLLLLVQRVAATWAEGNRGAERLEPAFAEWLGRSGITADGEAGRRRPRERSAMLGGFLSLSARTRDVLWYSVVDEDPDTAVATFAGLAPHTVPTLRETARGALREAWLRTHLERGGEQTCQGFRGLIEAAVRPDNPRRCDDLDRHLSSCPSCAGVYGDLIRMDEDPRTVIADGLLGWGGAAYVTAGPVRGLPSVGSATPSHAEPRRPEPPLAPAPPPRIPAPRPRRARWPRGSRESRGWLGPLGALASRRRTCRMRRWTVDRWAGGVDRPGRVPDRPRPPR; encoded by the coding sequence GTGACCGACCAGCACGGAACCGAGCCCGATGCCACCGCCGGGCAGCGGCCGTACGCCCAACTGTCCGACGCGGAACTCACCGAGCGCATCCGCTCCGGGGCTCCCACGGCACTCCCCGCCACCCAGCAGTTGCGGGAGCGCCACCTGCCGGCGGTGCTGTCCTACGCCCGGCTCTGCGCCAGGACCCGGGCCGACGCCGACCAGCTCGCCGACCTGTCCTTCGGCCTCGCCGCGCAGGAGACCTGTCGCGGTATCGACCCCTGGGGACCGTGGCGGCATCATCTGCTGCTGCTCGTCCAGCGGGTGGCCGCCACCTGGGCGGAGGGCAACCGGGGGGCGGAGAGGCTCGAACCCGCGTTCGCCGAGTGGCTCGGCCGCTCCGGTATCACCGCGGATGGCGAGGCCGGACGCCGGAGGCCGCGGGAGCGTTCGGCCATGCTCGGTGGCTTCCTCAGCCTCTCGGCGCGCACCCGTGATGTCCTGTGGTACAGCGTGGTGGACGAGGATCCCGACACGGCGGTGGCCACCTTCGCGGGGCTGGCACCGCACACCGTCCCCACGCTCCGGGAGACGGCGCGGGGCGCCCTGCGCGAGGCGTGGCTGCGGACCCATCTGGAGCGTGGTGGCGAGCAGACCTGTCAGGGGTTCCGGGGTCTCATCGAGGCGGCGGTGCGGCCGGACAACCCCCGGCGCTGCGACGACCTGGACCGCCATCTGTCCAGCTGCCCGTCGTGCGCCGGGGTGTACGGCGACCTGATCCGGATGGACGAAGATCCCCGGACCGTGATCGCCGACGGGCTCCTGGGGTGGGGCGGGGCGGCCTATGTCACGGCGGGACCGGTCAGGGGTCTGCCCTCGGTGGGATCGGCGACGCCATCGCACGCGGAGCCGCGGCGGCCGGAGCCGCCCCTGGCCCCCGCTCCCCCGCCCCGTATCCCCGCGCCGAGACCGCGGAGGGCGCGATGGCCGCGGGGTTCGCGGGAGTCACGGGGGTGGCTGGGGCCGCTGGGGGCTCTGGCATCGCGCCGCCGGACGTGCCGAATGCGCCGATGGACGGTGGATCGGTGGGCCGGTGGCGTCGACCGGCCTGGACGGGTTCCCGACCGCCCACGACCACCGCGCTGA
- a CDS encoding purine-cytosine permease family protein produces the protein MSDSPALTEVESYGVERIPDADRSATPFDLFRVAFGGANTFATCVLGAFPILFGLSFWQGLAATLLGVVGGSLILAPLAVFGPCNGTNNAVSSSAHLGVHGRIVGSFLSLLTAIAFFSISVWSSGDALVGGAHRLMGVEQNDGVFALAYGIFGLLVLTVCVYGFRFMLFVNKIAVVAASTLFILGFFAFVGDFDPGYQGSFPSASTAGFWPAFIGSALIVLSNPVSFGAFLGDWARYIPADTPRRKVVTAAFASQIATILPFFFGLATASIIAKKAAPYMDPAAPNYVGGLLAISPGWYFLPVCLLALIGGLSTGTTSLYGTGLDFSSVFTRFSRVQATLFVGVLSIGFIFLGRFAANLSQSISTFATLIITCTAPWMIIMVLGYVTRRGWYDPDSLQVFNRRQRGGRYWFHHGWNWRGMGAWLTAAVLALMFVNVPGQFVGPLGDLADGADISLPVGLATASLLYLTMLWIFPEPREVYGPRGPRLVRASDAPVPPITTETGAPVPAVAEGA, from the coding sequence ATGAGTGATTCCCCGGCACTGACCGAGGTCGAGAGCTACGGAGTCGAGCGCATCCCCGACGCGGACCGCAGCGCGACCCCCTTCGACCTGTTCCGCGTCGCGTTCGGCGGCGCCAACACCTTCGCCACCTGTGTGCTCGGCGCCTTTCCGATCCTCTTCGGGCTCTCCTTCTGGCAGGGCCTGGCGGCCACCCTGCTCGGAGTGGTGGGCGGCTCCCTGATCCTCGCCCCGCTCGCGGTGTTCGGCCCGTGCAACGGCACCAACAACGCGGTCTCCTCCTCGGCACACCTGGGGGTGCACGGGCGGATCGTCGGCTCGTTCCTGTCGCTGCTCACCGCCATCGCGTTCTTCTCCATCTCGGTGTGGTCCTCCGGTGACGCCCTGGTCGGCGGCGCCCACCGGCTGATGGGCGTGGAGCAGAACGACGGTGTGTTCGCCCTCGCGTACGGCATCTTCGGGCTGCTGGTGCTGACGGTGTGCGTGTACGGCTTCCGGTTCATGCTCTTCGTCAACAAGATCGCGGTGGTGGCGGCCTCGACGCTGTTCATCCTCGGCTTCTTCGCCTTCGTGGGGGACTTCGACCCCGGCTATCAGGGCTCGTTCCCCTCGGCGTCCACGGCCGGATTCTGGCCCGCGTTCATCGGCTCGGCGCTGATCGTGCTGTCCAACCCGGTGTCCTTCGGCGCCTTCCTCGGTGACTGGGCGCGCTACATCCCCGCCGACACCCCGCGCCGGAAGGTCGTCACGGCGGCGTTCGCCTCGCAGATCGCCACCATCCTGCCGTTCTTCTTCGGCCTGGCCACCGCCTCGATCATCGCCAAGAAGGCCGCGCCGTACATGGACCCGGCCGCGCCGAACTACGTCGGCGGACTGCTGGCCATCTCGCCCGGCTGGTACTTCCTGCCGGTGTGCCTGCTCGCGCTCATCGGCGGCCTGTCCACCGGCACCACCTCGCTTTATGGCACCGGCCTGGACTTCTCCAGCGTGTTCACCCGGTTCAGCCGGGTGCAGGCCACGCTGTTCGTCGGGGTGCTCTCGATCGGGTTCATCTTCCTCGGCCGGTTCGCCGCCAATCTCTCCCAGTCCATCTCCACCTTCGCCACGCTGATCATCACCTGCACCGCCCCGTGGATGATCATCATGGTGCTCGGCTATGTGACCCGGCGCGGCTGGTACGACCCCGATTCACTCCAGGTGTTCAACCGGCGCCAGCGCGGCGGCCGTTACTGGTTCCACCACGGCTGGAACTGGCGTGGCATGGGCGCCTGGCTGACCGCGGCGGTGCTCGCCCTGATGTTCGTCAACGTCCCCGGCCAGTTCGTCGGGCCGCTCGGCGATCTGGCCGACGGCGCGGACATCTCGCTGCCGGTGGGCCTCGCCACCGCCTCGCTCCTCTACCTGACCATGCTGTGGATCTTCCCCGAGCCGCGTGAGGTGTACGGGCCCCGGGGGCCGCGGCTGGTCCGCGCCTCGGACGCGCCCGTGCCGCCGATCACCACGGAGACCGGCGCGCCCGTGCCCGCGGTGGCGGAAGGGGCGTGA
- a CDS encoding class I SAM-dependent methyltransferase, producing MDRNIRTVDDVMRLLDGLFAPGADRWTADGASWWDGFYTDRSKSVPFFVAKPDEHLVSYLDRGLVTPGRALDLGCGPGRNALHLASRGFTVDAVDLSPTAIAWAAERAREAGAGVRFHCGDAFALTAGELAGPYDLICDSGCFHHLPPHRRVSYLALLERALTPGGHLALSCFAAGAMGSELPDAAFYRQAALHGGLAYTPESLRWIFSELTEIELRRMHDEPSDSPLFGEPFLWAALFRRVTEAGSAVV from the coding sequence GTGGATCGGAACATCCGCACGGTGGACGACGTCATGAGACTCCTGGACGGCCTCTTCGCACCGGGGGCCGACCGCTGGACGGCCGACGGTGCCTCGTGGTGGGACGGTTTCTACACGGACCGCTCCAAGTCCGTGCCGTTCTTCGTGGCGAAGCCCGACGAGCATCTGGTGTCGTATCTCGACCGTGGCCTGGTCACCCCGGGCCGGGCGCTCGACCTGGGGTGCGGCCCCGGCCGCAACGCCCTCCACCTCGCCTCCCGGGGCTTCACCGTGGACGCCGTCGACCTCTCGCCCACGGCCATCGCCTGGGCCGCGGAACGCGCTCGCGAGGCAGGAGCCGGGGTCCGGTTCCACTGCGGCGACGCCTTCGCGCTCACCGCGGGTGAGCTTGCGGGGCCGTACGACCTGATCTGCGATTCCGGCTGTTTCCACCATCTGCCACCGCACCGCCGGGTCAGCTACCTCGCTCTCCTCGAGCGCGCCCTGACACCCGGTGGCCATCTCGCCCTCAGCTGCTTCGCGGCGGGCGCGATGGGCTCCGAACTCCCCGACGCGGCCTTCTACCGCCAGGCCGCGCTCCACGGTGGCCTCGCCTACACACCCGAGTCCCTGCGCTGGATCTTCTCCGAGCTGACCGAGATCGAGCTGCGCCGCATGCACGACGAACCGTCCGACTCCCCGCTCTTCGGGGAGCCGTTTCTGTGGGCGGCCCTCTTCCGTCGCGTCACGGAGGCCGGGAGCGCCGTGGTCTGA
- a CDS encoding YybH family protein codes for MNDEVLQAADAVVAAFGEGRLDDYFAAFAPDATFVFHTTSERLNSTAEYRALWDRWVAEDGFRVLACASTDRLVQLLGDTAVFTHLVKTTVSTTAGEETTRERETIVFRRQTHGHWLAVHEHLSAAPGTIMETER; via the coding sequence ATGAACGACGAGGTTCTGCAGGCCGCCGACGCCGTGGTGGCGGCGTTCGGCGAAGGCCGCCTCGACGACTACTTCGCGGCGTTCGCGCCCGACGCCACGTTCGTCTTCCACACCACCTCCGAACGGCTCAACTCCACCGCGGAGTACCGGGCGCTGTGGGACCGCTGGGTCGCGGAGGACGGCTTCCGCGTCCTGGCCTGCGCCTCCACCGACCGGCTGGTTCAACTCCTCGGCGACACCGCGGTGTTCACCCATCTGGTGAAGACCACGGTGAGCACCACGGCCGGTGAGGAGACCACCCGCGAGCGCGAGACCATCGTCTTCCGCCGTCAGACCCACGGCCACTGGCTGGCCGTGCACGAACATCTCTCCGCAGCACCCGGCACGATCATGGAGACGGAACGATGA